The genomic interval AGACGAAAAAAACCTCCAATGCTCGTGGCGTGCTCCCCGTGAATTGATCCGGGTGATGTGAGAGTTTGGCGGCGCGCGAGCGCCGCCACATTCTCATGAAAATAAAGCGACACACACCCGAAGAAGTTATCAAGAAGTTGAGGCGGGCCGACGAAGAGTTGGCCGGCGGCAAAGGCATCGAAGATGTCTGCCGTAGCCTGGAGATCAGCCCGGCGACCTACCATCGCTGGGCCAAGGAATACGCCGGAGCCAAGCTCGACACGGTCAAGCGGCTCAAGGAACTGCAGAAGGAAAACACCCGGTTCAAGAAACTGGTGGCCGAACAAGCCTTGGACATGGCGATCCTCAAGGAGGTGGCGGAGGAAAAATGGTAAGCCC from Chthoniobacterales bacterium carries:
- a CDS encoding transposase, encoding MKIKRHTPEEVIKKLRRADEELAGGKGIEDVCRSLEISPATYHRWAKEYAGAKLDTVKRLKELQKENTRFKKLVAEQALDMAILKEVAEEKW